One Halobacterium zhouii genomic region harbors:
- a CDS encoding bifunctional metallophosphatase/5'-nucleotidase, which translates to MRTATSVLVVCALVLSAAAPAAAVTDGASAATAGDVAAATAADTNATQTAGTTVTILSYNDVQTAMAQNGSMPRLATLIEQRRAAHDNPTFLFGAGDEVSPHSMSPLTQWRTPIDVLNEINPDAEVIGNHDLDYGFDSVKNFSAASEFSWLLANVVDSETGETVPGTKPYTVVEKGGVKVGVVGLADRKIKSKTAVDFAKQGYELKDYQKVGSKYATMLKEEKNVDVVVTLGHFGVPVAKQFAKNTENVDVVLVGDDEITYPPQATDGVVISEAKARAAFLGELNLTVQNGEVTAWNGRLIETTRNVTKDANVSRIITDARSEQLSKVAGKTTVTLDSRFASNYHDETALGNMITDAFRWKTGADVAITNAGGIRSNEQYAPGNVTAGEVYNMLPFNNHLVTVELTGAQLESVLQSQIVELESDEGQQYGAEPKLQVSGVTYEWVGHENVTDQIRSVYVNGEKLDPEATYTVTVNSYMAGWDGSPLANATRTSVDWTMYGEVVYNYVAAKGMVSPEDTNRIRRVDFETDAGTVELDGEGSVTVSFPEPTAENRTVVNTNSFYALSAGNERVNATSADVENGTVTVAFDDAALRSLAEGGDVELYGSYVVDQPPRPYFSNYVVNAELSAQLIPTDVGGTTDSADDGTDAPSGESASATPGFGVGVALVAVLGATLLALRE; encoded by the coding sequence ATGCGAACCGCGACCTCCGTGCTCGTGGTCTGTGCGCTCGTGCTGTCGGCAGCAGCGCCGGCAGCGGCAGTCACCGACGGCGCCTCCGCAGCGACCGCCGGTGACGTGGCCGCTGCGACGGCGGCCGACACGAACGCCACGCAGACCGCGGGTACCACCGTCACGATTCTCTCGTACAACGACGTTCAGACGGCGATGGCGCAGAACGGCTCGATGCCGCGACTCGCCACGCTCATCGAGCAGCGACGCGCCGCCCACGACAACCCTACGTTCCTGTTCGGCGCGGGTGACGAGGTGAGTCCGCACTCGATGTCCCCGCTCACGCAGTGGCGGACGCCCATCGACGTGCTGAACGAGATCAACCCTGACGCCGAGGTCATCGGCAACCACGACCTCGACTACGGGTTCGACTCCGTGAAGAACTTCTCAGCAGCCTCGGAGTTCTCGTGGCTGCTCGCGAACGTCGTGGACAGCGAGACTGGTGAGACCGTCCCCGGCACGAAGCCCTACACCGTCGTCGAGAAGGGCGGCGTGAAAGTCGGCGTCGTCGGACTCGCCGACCGGAAGATCAAGTCCAAGACCGCCGTCGATTTCGCCAAGCAGGGCTACGAACTGAAGGACTACCAGAAGGTCGGCTCGAAGTACGCGACGATGCTGAAAGAGGAGAAGAACGTCGACGTCGTCGTGACGCTCGGCCACTTCGGCGTGCCCGTCGCCAAGCAGTTCGCGAAGAACACCGAGAACGTCGACGTCGTGCTCGTCGGTGACGACGAAATCACGTACCCGCCGCAGGCGACCGACGGCGTCGTCATCAGCGAGGCGAAGGCCCGTGCGGCGTTCCTCGGCGAACTCAACCTCACCGTGCAGAACGGCGAGGTGACCGCGTGGAACGGTCGGCTCATCGAGACCACCCGGAACGTCACGAAGGACGCGAACGTGAGCCGGATCATCACCGATGCCCGCAGCGAGCAGTTGTCGAAGGTCGCCGGGAAGACGACGGTCACGCTGGACTCCCGGTTCGCCTCGAACTACCACGACGAGACGGCGCTGGGCAACATGATCACGGACGCGTTCCGCTGGAAGACCGGCGCGGACGTCGCCATCACGAACGCCGGCGGCATCCGGTCGAACGAGCAGTACGCCCCGGGCAACGTCACCGCCGGGGAGGTGTACAACATGCTGCCGTTCAACAACCACCTCGTGACGGTGGAACTCACCGGCGCACAACTCGAGTCCGTGCTCCAGAGCCAGATCGTGGAACTGGAGAGCGACGAGGGGCAGCAGTACGGCGCGGAGCCGAAACTCCAGGTCAGCGGCGTCACCTACGAGTGGGTCGGCCACGAGAACGTCACGGACCAGATCCGCTCGGTCTACGTGAACGGCGAGAAACTCGACCCCGAGGCGACGTACACCGTCACCGTGAACTCCTACATGGCGGGCTGGGACGGCTCCCCGCTCGCGAACGCGACGCGCACGAGCGTCGACTGGACGATGTACGGTGAGGTCGTCTACAACTACGTCGCGGCCAAAGGAATGGTCTCGCCCGAGGACACGAACCGCATCCGCCGTGTCGACTTCGAGACGGACGCCGGGACCGTCGAACTCGACGGCGAGGGCTCGGTCACGGTGTCCTTCCCCGAACCGACCGCCGAGAACCGGACGGTCGTGAACACCAATAGCTTCTACGCGCTCTCCGCCGGGAACGAGCGCGTGAACGCGACCAGTGCGGACGTCGAGAACGGCACCGTCACGGTGGCCTTCGACGACGCCGCGCTGCGCTCGCTCGCAGAGGGTGGCGACGTCGAACTGTACGGGAGTTACGTGGTGGATCAGCCGCCGCGTCCGTACTTCTCGAACTACGTCGTCAACGCGGAACTGAGTGCACAACTCATCCCGACCGACGTGGGTGGAACGACGGATTCGGCGGACGACGGCACCGACGCGCCGTCCGGCGAGTCCGCGTCCGCGACGCCCGGGTTCGGCGTCGGCGTCGCGCTGGTCGCCGTGCTCGGCGCCACGCTTCTGGCACTGCGCGAGTAA
- a CDS encoding acyl-CoA thioesterase, with protein sequence MTDFAFERTVDVRYQDHDTMGHVNNAVYVTYMEEARFDYLIECIGLDEDELNMVVAHLDVDFRRPVRYAREVTVAVSVTDVGGSSFTMAYEVRDDEGVAVEGETVQVTLDPETGDTRPVPEEWRDAIERVEN encoded by the coding sequence ATGACCGACTTCGCCTTCGAGCGAACCGTCGACGTCCGCTACCAGGACCACGACACGATGGGGCACGTGAACAACGCCGTCTACGTGACGTACATGGAGGAGGCGCGCTTCGACTACCTTATCGAGTGTATCGGCCTCGACGAGGACGAACTGAACATGGTCGTCGCCCACCTCGACGTGGACTTCCGCCGGCCCGTCCGGTACGCCCGCGAGGTGACGGTCGCGGTGTCCGTCACGGACGTCGGCGGGTCGAGTTTCACGATGGCCTACGAGGTCAGGGACGACGAGGGCGTCGCCGTCGAGGGCGAGACCGTGCAGGTCACGCTCGACCCGGAGACGGGCGACACTCGGCCCGTCCCAGAGGAGTGGCGTGACGCCATCGAGCGCGTCGAGAACTGA
- a CDS encoding nucleotidyltransferase family protein — protein MSLPVVDPPDAHASAEEGGTRASNVAGVLLAAGTSSRYGDENKLLAEAGGEPMVRRSARTLLEAGLDPVVVVVGHEQTKVRDALAGLDVAFVENPDYESGQASSVQAGVAALSDEAVDAAVFALGDMPYVDPGSVRALVAAYEAGAGSALAAGFECERGNPVLFDARHFDALAGRETERRDDSPDGDTGGKQILLSADDAAVVETRDPGVRRDVDVPEDRR, from the coding sequence ATGAGCCTCCCAGTCGTCGACCCGCCGGACGCTCACGCGAGCGCGGAGGAGGGAGGAACGCGAGCGTCGAACGTCGCCGGCGTGCTCCTCGCGGCCGGCACGAGTTCGCGCTACGGCGACGAGAACAAACTCCTCGCAGAGGCTGGCGGTGAGCCGATGGTCCGGCGGAGCGCTCGAACCCTGCTCGAGGCCGGTCTCGACCCCGTGGTCGTCGTGGTCGGGCACGAGCAGACGAAAGTTCGGGACGCGCTCGCGGGCCTCGACGTGGCGTTCGTGGAAAACCCCGACTACGAGTCCGGGCAGGCGTCCTCCGTGCAGGCCGGCGTTGCGGCGCTCTCCGACGAAGCGGTGGACGCCGCGGTGTTCGCGCTCGGGGACATGCCGTACGTCGACCCGGGGAGCGTTCGCGCGCTCGTCGCCGCCTACGAGGCCGGCGCGGGGTCGGCGCTCGCGGCCGGTTTCGAGTGCGAGCGCGGGAACCCCGTGCTGTTCGACGCGCGGCACTTCGACGCACTCGCCGGCCGAGAGACCGAGCGACGGGATGACTCCCCGGACGGCGACACGGGCGGCAAGCAGATTCTGCTGTCGGCGGACGACGCGGCGGTCGTCGAGACCCGCGACCCGGGCGTGCGCCGTGACGTGGATGTCCCCGAAGACCGGCGCTGA
- a CDS encoding molybdopterin molybdotransferase MoeA codes for MDHDHADLITRSDAVERVLDARSEALSRLGTESVALDDVSGRVLADPVVAQRDEPPESHATMDGFAFDATADYPYDVVEREVFPEDDPGELGAGEAVRIATGAPLPRSANAVLKVEEASVNAGELTGTDLEPGTYVYERGSNVEAGEQLFDAGERLSPKDAILLRDLGTESVAVRERFSVGVLATGTEIHEGRIDDLDSPMLAGLARSWGHRATYEGTVHDDYETVRDRIADLADEHDVVLTTGGTSVGKKDYVIRALAELGDVDFHRVAVRPGKPIALARLPDHDATAFAIPGKPVGAHTITALVARPFFTGRTDVPTIPATVTRDVGLGPEGFEYAIPVTLDESEQDVPDATPLGIEGSGLDVYADTFDPSVLSSSTRATRADGFVLTESALSAGETARVVPYPAVE; via the coding sequence ATGGACCACGACCACGCCGACCTGATCACGCGCTCGGACGCCGTCGAGCGCGTTCTCGACGCCCGGAGCGAGGCGCTCTCCCGTCTCGGAACGGAGTCCGTCGCGCTCGACGACGTCTCGGGGCGAGTGCTCGCCGACCCGGTCGTCGCCCAGCGGGACGAACCGCCCGAGAGCCACGCAACGATGGACGGGTTCGCGTTCGACGCGACCGCCGACTACCCCTACGACGTCGTCGAACGCGAGGTGTTCCCGGAGGACGACCCCGGCGAACTCGGCGCGGGCGAGGCCGTCCGCATCGCCACGGGCGCACCGTTACCGCGCAGTGCGAACGCCGTGCTCAAGGTCGAGGAGGCGTCCGTGAACGCGGGCGAACTCACGGGCACCGACCTCGAACCCGGGACGTACGTCTACGAACGCGGGAGCAACGTCGAAGCGGGCGAGCAGTTGTTCGACGCGGGCGAGCGACTCTCTCCGAAGGACGCAATCCTCCTTCGGGACCTCGGGACCGAGTCCGTGGCAGTCCGCGAGCGCTTCTCCGTGGGCGTGCTGGCGACCGGCACCGAGATACACGAGGGCCGCATCGACGACCTGGACTCGCCGATGCTCGCCGGTCTCGCGCGCTCGTGGGGCCACCGGGCGACCTACGAGGGGACGGTGCACGATGACTACGAGACGGTGCGCGACCGAATCGCGGACCTCGCGGACGAACACGACGTCGTGCTGACGACGGGCGGCACGAGCGTCGGGAAGAAGGACTACGTCATCCGCGCGCTCGCGGAACTCGGTGACGTCGACTTCCACCGGGTCGCCGTGCGTCCCGGGAAACCCATCGCGCTCGCGCGCCTGCCCGACCATGACGCGACGGCATTCGCCATCCCCGGAAAGCCGGTGGGCGCGCACACCATCACGGCGCTCGTCGCGCGCCCGTTTTTCACCGGCCGGACCGACGTGCCGACGATTCCCGCGACGGTCACGCGCGACGTTGGACTCGGACCCGAGGGCTTCGAGTACGCGATTCCGGTGACCCTGGACGAGAGCGAACAGGACGTTCCCGACGCCACGCCACTCGGCATCGAGGGGTCGGGGCTCGACGTGTACGCCGACACGTTCGACCCGAGCGTGCTCTCCTCGAGCACGCGCGCGACCCGGGCCGACGGGTTCGTGCTCACGGAGTCCGCGCTCTCGGCGGGCGAGACCGCGCGCGTCGTGCCGTATCCCGCCGTGGAATGA
- a CDS encoding IclR family transcriptional regulator translates to MDDRGAPSVQSVETTFRILEALHDRGGAGVTELASALSVPKSTVHNHLQTLRRNEYVVADDGTYRVGCRFLELGAHARDRRAIYEVARPEVERLAEETGELSGVLVEEHGRGVFLHRAMGERAVHVDTYAGKRIALHGPALGKAILAALPESRVDDIVERHGLPPLTENTITDRDELGAELERIRETGVAFDDEERLDGLRSVAAAITGPDDEVLGAVSVAGPTTRLRDDRFREDLPEAVRSAVNVIDLNVTYS, encoded by the coding sequence ATGGACGACAGGGGCGCGCCGTCGGTGCAGTCGGTCGAGACCACGTTCCGCATCCTCGAGGCGCTCCACGACCGCGGCGGCGCGGGCGTCACGGAGCTCGCGTCCGCACTCTCCGTCCCGAAGAGCACCGTCCACAACCACCTCCAGACGCTCCGGCGGAACGAGTACGTCGTCGCGGACGACGGTACGTACCGCGTCGGATGCCGGTTCCTGGAACTCGGCGCGCACGCCCGCGACCGCCGCGCCATCTACGAGGTCGCGCGCCCGGAGGTCGAACGGCTGGCCGAGGAGACCGGCGAACTCTCCGGGGTGCTCGTCGAGGAACACGGGCGCGGGGTCTTCCTGCACCGCGCGATGGGTGAGCGGGCAGTCCACGTCGACACGTACGCCGGGAAGCGCATCGCTCTCCACGGCCCAGCGCTCGGGAAGGCGATACTCGCGGCGCTACCCGAATCCCGCGTGGACGATATCGTCGAGCGCCACGGCCTCCCGCCGCTCACCGAGAACACCATCACCGACCGCGACGAACTCGGGGCGGAACTCGAGCGCATCCGGGAGACCGGCGTCGCGTTCGACGACGAGGAACGCCTCGATGGCCTTCGGAGCGTCGCCGCGGCGATCACTGGGCCGGACGACGAGGTGCTTGGCGCTGTGAGCGTCGCCGGGCCGACCACCCGGTTGCGCGACGACCGCTTCCGCGAGGACCTCCCCGAGGCTGTTCGGAGTGCCGTGAACGTCATCGACCTAAACGTCACGTACTCGTAG
- a CDS encoding CaiB/BaiF CoA transferase family protein, producing MDPEGRVLEGVTVLDLSTFVTGGFCSLMLANQGADVVKVERPDAGDDNRHSGPPFVDGESPYFWTVNYDKRSVELNLKTPEGLAALYDLAEEADVFIQNYRPGTAEKLGVAYDDIREVNDDVVYCAISAFGQTGPWSQRPGYDLLVQGMSGIMSVTGEADGRPVKVGLPQTDLITAMWSAFGIVNALYRRERTGEGEYLELGMLDAALPWLTKQAGKAFVGEEPARMGTKDPVLAPYQTFETADGHINVACLNQKLWREFCEAIDRPKLADDERFATNRDRVEQMDELEAELEAELSERTTEEWMDVLVEDAGIPAGPVYSVDEALHNEQTEARGVVREMEARGKEIPVIEHPLNYEHSESGFRSPPPELGEHNREVFEELGYTDDEIDALADAGVFGEE from the coding sequence ATGGACCCCGAAGGACGCGTGCTCGAGGGCGTGACCGTCCTCGACCTGAGCACGTTCGTGACGGGCGGGTTCTGCTCGCTCATGCTCGCGAATCAGGGAGCAGACGTCGTCAAAGTCGAGCGACCGGACGCCGGCGACGACAACCGCCATTCCGGCCCGCCGTTCGTGGACGGCGAGTCGCCGTACTTCTGGACGGTGAACTACGACAAGCGCAGCGTCGAGTTGAACCTCAAGACGCCGGAGGGACTCGCGGCGCTCTACGACCTCGCCGAGGAGGCCGACGTCTTCATCCAGAACTACCGCCCCGGTACCGCCGAGAAACTCGGCGTCGCCTACGACGACATCCGGGAGGTCAACGACGACGTGGTCTACTGCGCCATCTCCGCGTTCGGGCAGACCGGCCCGTGGAGCCAGCGCCCCGGCTACGACCTCCTGGTCCAGGGAATGAGCGGCATCATGTCGGTGACCGGGGAAGCCGACGGGCGACCCGTCAAGGTCGGCCTCCCGCAGACCGACCTCATCACCGCGATGTGGTCGGCGTTCGGCATCGTGAACGCGCTCTATCGACGCGAGCGCACCGGCGAGGGCGAGTACCTGGAGTTGGGGATGCTGGACGCCGCGCTGCCGTGGCTCACGAAGCAGGCCGGGAAAGCGTTCGTCGGCGAGGAACCGGCGCGCATGGGCACCAAGGATCCCGTGCTCGCGCCCTACCAGACGTTCGAGACGGCGGACGGCCACATCAACGTCGCGTGCCTCAACCAGAAACTCTGGCGGGAGTTCTGCGAGGCTATCGACCGCCCGAAACTCGCCGACGACGAGCGCTTCGCGACGAACCGCGACCGCGTCGAACAGATGGACGAACTGGAGGCCGAACTCGAGGCGGAACTCTCCGAGCGCACCACCGAGGAGTGGATGGACGTGCTCGTGGAGGACGCCGGCATCCCCGCTGGACCGGTCTACTCGGTGGACGAAGCCCTCCACAACGAGCAGACCGAAGCCCGGGGCGTGGTGAGGGAGATGGAAGCGCGAGGAAAGGAGATACCCGTCATCGAACACCCGCTGAACTACGAGCACAGCGAGAGCGGCTTCCGCTCGCCGCCGCCGGAACTCGGCGAGCACAACCGCGAGGTGTTCGAGGAACTCGGGTACACCGACGACGAGATCGACGCGCTCGCGGACGCTGGTGTGTTTGGAGAAGAGTAA
- a CDS encoding cyclase family protein, protein MLDGYEMHDLTQPWSQDTPAWPTYDNPKVWYEKSLDTEKVNGQKIEFMNHTGTHLDGEKHFVASGRDIESMPLEELVGDAVVADISDKVGEYDVYTSEMIEDVCDVQKGDILFIHTGFQEYAWHTENADPHAFFCKHPGPNQEFADWCKEMELEYLILDCGSADHPMNTVIRDVRPELAAEAREHHGVDDLDEIFPPEGYQLMHNELFPEGIVHVENAQVPEELLGKRCQIGTFPWRFRGGESSVSRVVAFTEE, encoded by the coding sequence ATGCTCGACGGGTACGAGATGCACGACCTGACGCAGCCGTGGTCACAGGACACGCCGGCGTGGCCGACCTACGACAATCCGAAGGTCTGGTACGAGAAGTCACTGGACACGGAGAAGGTCAACGGCCAGAAGATCGAGTTCATGAACCACACGGGCACCCACCTCGACGGCGAGAAGCACTTCGTCGCGAGCGGGCGGGACATCGAGAGCATGCCCCTGGAGGAACTCGTCGGGGACGCCGTCGTCGCGGACATCTCCGACAAGGTCGGGGAGTACGACGTCTACACCTCGGAGATGATCGAGGACGTCTGTGACGTCCAGAAGGGCGACATCCTGTTCATCCACACGGGCTTTCAGGAGTACGCGTGGCACACGGAGAACGCGGACCCGCACGCGTTCTTCTGCAAGCACCCCGGCCCGAACCAGGAGTTCGCGGACTGGTGCAAAGAGATGGAACTCGAGTACCTGATCCTGGACTGCGGGAGCGCGGACCACCCGATGAACACAGTCATCCGGGACGTGCGCCCCGAACTCGCCGCGGAAGCGCGCGAGCACCACGGCGTCGACGACCTCGACGAGATTTTCCCGCCGGAGGGCTACCAGTTGATGCACAACGAACTGTTCCCGGAGGGTATCGTCCACGTGGAGAACGCACAGGTGCCCGAGGAACTGCTGGGCAAGCGCTGCCAGATCGGGACGTTCCCGTGGCGTTTCCGCGGCGGCGAGTCGTCGGTGTCCCGCGTCGTGGCGTTCACCGAAGAGTAG
- a CDS encoding XdhC family protein yields MDRDDLWSVTDRDLHEQLRSLRDAGETAAVATIVGVDGSAYRRPGAKLLAPEDAETLGAITAGCLEGPVADLAAHARTSGEVAVETYDLVDDDAWGLGVGCNGVIDVLVEPLDDSMDPLLDALEDRDVATVLTVVASADDDVPVGARSVLGADGTAYSGDDRAGVPADALDALRDAASETSRSRQVTVECETGDFDVFVDPVEPAPDLVLFGAQNDVHAVARFAREAGFRVTVATARGARADDDAFPHAHRVVATRPNEIVDVVDAPERAGVVVMSHNFVDDRLALEHLLTETSVPYVGLMGPRERFEEMREAFAEEGTVLSAEELDRVATPVGLDLGDGSPTGIALSIVSEALAAANGASGGRLAEQEGPIHERLDPAP; encoded by the coding sequence ATGGACCGCGACGACCTGTGGAGCGTCACCGACCGCGACCTCCACGAGCAACTGCGTTCGCTCCGGGACGCGGGCGAGACCGCCGCCGTCGCCACCATCGTCGGCGTCGATGGCTCGGCGTACCGCCGGCCCGGCGCAAAACTACTCGCGCCCGAGGACGCGGAGACGCTCGGCGCGATTACCGCCGGCTGTCTCGAGGGACCGGTGGCGGACCTCGCCGCCCACGCGCGCACCTCCGGCGAGGTCGCCGTGGAGACGTACGACCTCGTGGACGACGACGCGTGGGGACTCGGCGTTGGCTGCAACGGCGTCATCGACGTACTCGTCGAACCGCTCGACGACTCCATGGACCCGCTACTGGACGCGCTCGAGGACCGCGACGTGGCGACTGTGCTCACCGTCGTGGCGAGCGCAGACGATGACGTTCCGGTCGGCGCGCGCTCCGTGCTCGGCGCGGACGGTACCGCGTACTCGGGCGACGACCGCGCTGGCGTGCCAGCGGACGCGCTTGACGCACTCCGCGACGCGGCCAGCGAGACGTCCCGGAGCCGGCAGGTGACCGTCGAGTGCGAGACCGGCGATTTCGACGTGTTCGTCGACCCCGTGGAGCCAGCGCCCGACCTCGTGTTGTTCGGCGCGCAGAACGACGTGCACGCGGTCGCTCGGTTCGCCCGCGAGGCTGGGTTCCGCGTCACCGTCGCCACCGCACGCGGCGCCCGCGCCGACGACGACGCGTTCCCCCACGCTCACCGCGTCGTCGCCACACGACCGAACGAGATTGTGGACGTCGTCGACGCGCCCGAACGGGCGGGCGTCGTTGTGATGAGCCACAACTTCGTGGACGACCGCCTCGCGCTCGAACACCTTCTCACGGAGACTAGCGTCCCCTACGTCGGCTTGATGGGGCCGCGCGAGCGCTTCGAGGAGATGCGCGAGGCGTTCGCCGAGGAGGGAACGGTGCTGTCCGCCGAGGAACTCGACCGGGTCGCCACGCCGGTCGGCCTCGACCTCGGGGACGGAAGCCCTACCGGAATCGCTCTCAGCATCGTCTCGGAGGCGCTCGCGGCCGCCAACGGTGCTTCGGGCGGGCGACTCGCCGAACAGGAGGGGCCGATCCACGAGCGACTCGACCCGGCGCCGTGA
- a CDS encoding (2Fe-2S)-binding protein has product MSSESSTQSLDRPTEEITVSVNGEAVSTSVEPRLKLSDFLRQECGLRGVRVGCEHGVCGACTVLVDGKSTKSCLTYAVQVDGSEVTTVEGLSTDGDLHPIQEAFHQEHALQCGFCTSGFVMATKELLDRNPDPDEEAIEEGLADNICRCTGYQNIYSAVDRAAEELMDAPSDDLEDRTDSAGDA; this is encoded by the coding sequence ATGAGTAGTGAGAGCAGTACACAGAGTCTCGACCGTCCCACCGAGGAGATTACCGTCTCGGTGAACGGCGAGGCGGTGTCTACCTCCGTCGAACCCCGCCTGAAGCTCTCGGACTTCCTCCGGCAGGAGTGTGGCCTGCGCGGCGTCCGCGTCGGCTGCGAGCACGGCGTCTGCGGGGCGTGTACGGTCCTCGTGGACGGGAAGAGCACCAAGAGCTGTCTCACGTACGCCGTCCAGGTCGACGGGAGCGAAGTGACGACCGTCGAAGGCCTCTCGACCGACGGCGACCTCCACCCCATCCAGGAGGCGTTCCACCAGGAGCACGCCCTCCAGTGTGGCTTCTGCACGAGCGGGTTCGTGATGGCGACGAAGGAACTGCTCGACCGGAATCCCGACCCCGACGAGGAGGCCATCGAGGAGGGACTCGCAGACAACATCTGTCGCTGCACTGGCTACCAGAACATCTACTCCGCAGTCGACCGCGCGGCCGAGGAACTGATGGACGCACCCAGCGACGACCTCGAGGACCGAACCGATTCAGCGGGTGACGCGTAG